One window of the Methanocaldococcus vulcanius M7 genome contains the following:
- a CDS encoding KaiC domain-containing protein, with protein MRRVKTGIPGMDEILHGGIPERNVVLLSGGPGTGKSIFCQQFLYKGAAEYDEPSILVALEEHPVQIRENMKQFGWNVRKLEEEGKFAIIDAFTYGIGSSAKRERYVVNDPNDERELIDVLKTAINDIDAKRIGIDSVTTLYINKPMMARRTVFLLKRVISGLGCTAIFTSQISVGERGFGGPGVEHAVDGIIRLDLDEIDGELKRSLIVWKMRGTSHSLKRHPFDITDEGIVVYPDKVLKIR; from the coding sequence ATGAGACGAGTAAAGACAGGGATTCCTGGAATGGATGAGATCTTGCATGGTGGAATTCCAGAAAGGAATGTTGTTCTATTGTCTGGGGGTCCTGGAACTGGAAAATCTATATTTTGCCAGCAGTTTTTATATAAAGGAGCTGCCGAGTATGATGAACCAAGCATTTTGGTAGCGTTGGAAGAGCACCCTGTCCAAATTAGGGAAAATATGAAACAATTTGGATGGAATGTTAGAAAGTTAGAAGAGGAGGGAAAATTTGCAATAATAGATGCGTTTACTTATGGGATTGGTAGTTCTGCAAAAAGGGAAAGATATGTTGTGAACGATCCCAATGATGAGAGAGAATTAATAGATGTTTTAAAGACAGCAATAAATGATATTGATGCTAAAAGAATAGGTATCGACTCCGTAACAACACTTTATATAAATAAACCAATGATGGCAAGAAGAACGGTTTTTTTACTAAAAAGAGTAATATCTGGCTTAGGTTGCACAGCCATATTTACATCTCAAATTTCTGTTGGAGAGAGAGGGTTTGGGGGGCCTGGAGTTGAACACGCTGTTGATGGGATTATAAGATTGGACTTAGATGAGATTGATGGAGAGTTAAAGAGGAGCTTAATTGTATGGAAGATGAGAGGAACGAGCCATTCATTAAAAAGGCATCCGTTTGATATAACTGATGAAGGAATAGTTGTATATCCAGATAAAGTATTAAAAATAAGATAA